The following are from one region of the Plasmodium gaboni strain SY75 chromosome 12, whole genome shotgun sequence genome:
- a CDS encoding hypothetical protein (conserved Plasmodium protein, unknown function): MFCYFHLKYPSRYLFKKYIDLKKSKNIFLSFPYQALNYSSNDIKCSPQLIIKCVNETYKSKCFNKIKWKCIQNDIIKNTEKFNITEIIYLINILSRLHIGSNILIHFIPSIVSKLNDIKYDKITQILICYIKANIRNKQFYYVICSNINNNIQKISYSFLIKLLYTLNFYSYLNNDGFLNLEKKIIRSVIDNFKCFLESNQNINNKDQKNSNCINHKKDTLIDNTIGNRHHNCNSDILEVNPKDTTLKKNKNITIEQLSHQIIQSVDEKNISYQQNNVYLKNYNFILLFYSLSNYLFHHIFKEQYSCINHNDYIENNTIIQLKDKYIEMLNKINEPKEIKTLDELNIFHTLLLYKSIINIIYISDDDMSIKKEIFIFNHIHEKISNKLIINFKNDTIHIKGKTNELIKYMQILQQNIIQYMQKKKDHFQFYFKNNILLIKNILTILQEKNKNDIK; encoded by the coding sequence ATGTTTTGTTATTTTCACCTGAAATATCCAAGTAGATATCtgtttaaaaaatatatcgATTTGAAgaaaagtaaaaatatatttttgtcATTTCCATATCAGGCACTAAACTATTCAAGCaatgatataaaatgttCACCTCagttaataataaaatgtgTGAATGAGACTTATAAGTCTAaatgttttaataaaataaaatggaAATGTATTCAgaatgatataataaaaaatacagAAAAGTTTAATATAAcagaaattatatatttaataaatatattaagtCGTTTACATATTGGatcaaatattttaattcaCTTTATACCAAGCATTGTTTCcaaattaaatgatattaaGTATGATAAAATTACACAAATACTTATATGCTATATAAAAGCTAATATTAGAAATAAacaattttattatgttatatgttcaaatattaataataatatacaaaagatatcttattcttttttaataaaattgttATATACCTTGAActtttattcatatttaaataatgatggttttttaaatctggaaaagaaaattattcGATCCGTTATCGACAATTTTAAATGCTTTTTAGAATCTAAccaaaatataaataataaggatcaaaaaaattcaaattgtataaatcataaaaaaGATACTTTAATAGATAATACTATTGGCAATCGTCATCATAATTGTAATAGTGATATTTTGGAAGTTAACCCAAAGGATACCActttaaagaaaaataaaaatataacaatagAACAATTGTCTCACCAAATTATTCAATCAGtagatgaaaaaaatatatcatatcaacaaaataatgtttatttaaaaaattataattttatattactcTTTTATTCATTGAgtaattatttatttcatcatatttttaaagaaCAATATTCATGTATTAATCATAACgattatatagaaaataatacaattatacaattaaaagataaatatatagaaatgttaaataaaataaatgaacCCAAAGAAATTAAGACACTAGACGAATTGAATATATTCCAtactttattattatataaatcaataattaatattatatatatttctgATGATGATATgtctataaaaaaagaaattttcatatttaatcatatacatgaaaaaataagtaataaactaattattaattttaaaaatgatactatacatataaaaggaaaaacgaatgaattaataaaatatatgcaAATTCTacaacaaaatattatacagTATATgcaaaaaaagaaagatCATTTccaattttattttaaaaataatattttattaattaaaaatatactcACCATATTAcaggaaaaaaataaaaatgatattaaaag
- a CDS encoding hypothetical protein (conserved Plasmodium protein, unknown function): MDMGVENLLNQLNELESKNRLIHIEIEELKITQNELNKKEKELIVDIENICTNLKLMEKENIQLNNDIDRVNLICKNVETTLHNEFVKVEIAEQKNNLSEYNEDKDKDRNVNHDLIESLDMIKNIMLNMEDSDEELNKLNEIKNKNYLLNQISIEDLYEIYEDTKEKYQANSFKNQCAKIAIVDYKTHTYFCNPMHLLHMINLLVEKIRINKNDPNFNFVTMSNFYGVNEKEDKEKKMENFGLSELNKIMINHYKSKKINVDK; this comes from the exons atggACATGGGCGTAGAAAATTTATTGAACCAACTAAACGAGCTAGAATCCAAAAATAGATTAATCCATATAGAAAtagaagaattaaaaattacTCAAAATGAAttgaataaaaaagaaaaagaa tTAATTGTCgatattgaaaatatttgtaCCAATCTGAAATTAATGGAAAAAGAGAATATACAATTG aataatgatatagatcgtgttaatttaatatgtaaaaatgTTGAAACAACCTTGCATAATGAATTTGTTAAGGTTGAAATTGCAG AGCAAAAGAATAATTTATCTGAGTACAATGAAGATAAAGATAAAGACAGAAATGTGAATCATGATCTAATAGAATCTCTTgatatgataaaaaatattatgcTCAATATGGAAGATTCTGATGAGGAActtaataaattaaatgaaataaaaaataaaaactaTCTTTTAAATCAAATATCTATAGAAgatttatatgaaatttATGAG GATACGAAAGAAAAATATCAAGCtaattcatttaaaaatCAGTGTGCTAAAATTGCTATAGTTGATTATAAAACACATACCTACTTTTGCAATCCTATGCACTTATTACACATG ATAAATCTTTTGGttgaaaaaataagaattaataaaaatgacCCTAATTTTAAT TTTGTAACGATGTCTAATTTTTATGGAGTGAATGAAAAAGAggataaagaaaaaaaaatggaaaattTTGGATTATCTGAGctaaataaaataatgataaacCATTACAAATCCAAAAAAATTAACGTCGATAAATAA
- a CDS encoding hypothetical protein (conserved Plasmodium protein, unknown function) has protein sequence MRNLATLILHSTYRRNLGNILFNTFLFFSNYLNFVCYLLKEIKQIFNISRYKDIYKLHNITRSNFSGIIKEKKSLNLLNIASLNDLDFLNSSIHETETEINDRLSTEIDEIDEFDDDEYNFDFIDLVQQNEMED, from the exons atgaGAAATCTGGCTACACTAATATTACATTCAACTTATCGAAGAAACTTAggaaatattttatttaacacatttttatttttctcCAATTATTTAAACTTTGTCTGTTATCTTTTGAAAGAG ATAAAGCAAATATTCAATATTAGCAGATATAAGGATATATACA aattacataatattaCGAGATCTAATTTTAGTggaataataaaagaaaagaaaagttTAAATCTGCTTAATATAGCTAGTTTAAATGATTTAGATTTTTTAAATAGCTCTATACATGAAACAGAAACGGAAATAAATGACCGGCTCTCCACTGAAATCGACGAAATTGATGAATTTGATGATGACgaatataatttt GATTTTATTGACCTTGTCCAACAAAACGAAATGGAGGATTAA
- a CDS encoding transcription factor with AP2 domain(s), translating to MTAKILYPFDIPVYPSSMTCRYEFNFQKRKECTFPYIPRNGIETNCSKENMMQPKHLNLLKCLKNYVYEIIEESCFDIKSFNNISNGKRACNEEFYDIEDTTPNNSRMYIKNKLLKTNKNVSNSCRDNKTICKKLDMLLNHRSEGNYSQYDVSNNVSNNVSNNFYLQLIKKGKEEKRNECIYCCSTKDVICHTHKHKHTMNHMNSYKLSRDNIDKLHLFIVKEEKVLFFPILYAEIIIRSNMKFFPSSKLYNIKNNIPLMKYKRIFSHLSILYVLMNSEYITHYDDANSSLYKNNDVINFYDIKGKGGDLYEITNIPMDHISYYMNIFNDFKTGINNMNYILEMNIEEHLFDNMYFILCRIYYKNVFHKKSYSSQTCMNLNTCFNIGKDIYTSRKQNMCIIIDTIKIDHMFCNCSCGRTANGNMENKNNSNNNNNNCRNQGVNNSHKTKNRKRINNINSNNGNDDDEDEEYQNKRKKYFHECNMKGVHKKKGKNKNNKNKKNNKNYNNNNNNNNNNNNNNNNYNNNNNNNNNNNNYNNYNNNNNNNYFYNDSASNNDSFKGYMEEKNFILNSHSSNSLDMGTHIYNNYQNKINYNITKQCNDNNNTVFHNNYSHNKNVKVLNNINNNILIDKERESNDYDSTKHSILNYDDDDDKLDNIKLNKYIYSNRNDYMTICDPNINIDKKTLRENYLRFQPNVLEKDVNSDNKHMTMIYIDNFKSNTIRNNNNNIINNRNNNKCLYDISGEALNRLKKDDSLYMRLQNIISFSSGHNNTNIKVTNINNFNNNANNFKNLSMNNMNASNELTNVNGDINNEVVKGGKTNTCLKINEKIHSHTKLKCIKNRNDRNSNQNENNVVYIESDISQYNNNNNNSFDNNILLVCKSKNVKNQNIMNSLSSKEENKNTKLKSLNYNILINPCYNNNNNVINELVVNEKEKNLYGNMNKVYNTLNNNMNMNSYKNQNINNIYALTHNISTVNPILNHSYYNENTEPNNKNLFYHTKLVSKNCNNIVNDPDNYNYLNTYNQNYTLYNNTLNNNNYILQPSDNNNMNCSYESINGSMPINDQSYDSYNDISSEVYNDSYYNIYDGEFNETCYDSYNVSYNDDYNETYHDTLNDTLNDTLYDTLNDTLNETTNNTPYITPTNVYNLSYEELRYKMQNKNNIYCKKYDSNLIISNGINDMICATNEVNYNVLNNVTNINTYVNNKNIFSNGAIMNDKGLHAYNNEQRNIISTDHININFVNLHNINSKNEQLNNYPINSTEDYNTYYDKNCCLVTLPHDIKNNNNININNNNNNNNNNKDVVILNQNNINDANIFNINSLKEKLLNDDISKNKEERKKNCIIRKIKKRNKINIKNNNINNNNNSNYNNNCGYKYNNKEIIKNNKINNDFKKNTQNKHTSSCVNYNMCSINSLSTNIESNDNGAMENYPYTNGVSYSANGENNNTNNGKKNDDHRNKKNEYNSNENNNYYNNNSNRNNNNNNNNNSNFGGNKNNRDDDNDEDDEENNNHKRNMHGKNGEHGEDGEEDGDDDDDDNDDDNDDDNDDNNDDDNDDNNNNNEENDHNKKIKGKTQNYNNGHNNKDDENKCTNNKDTFHLSKKNNYEYTMNNNYHMNNEYNKDAEGNKNNYEDNQDNTDIKYNACTNGNGINGIKSEYHNNDHNDNNNNNDNNNNNNNNNNSNNNNSSCTNNCETADNRMNLNGSNLGKFSYLTNVLSNNINNINFINNNNNKMNFLNNENVNQFFNNMNYKDYVNNMNYLEPNNYMNNNINELNYFNKNMTLNNINDINYVNGINNDRYMNGISSSQMSYNNIIRNDIISNVLKGVRVRNKGGPYENKNTNNPNSNNNNEDDDINENDNNNDDEDSNNNDDDNDEENNNIDNCIPFKHHNMNNVSMKNGDGNNDDNNNMNHNNNNNNNKNNNNNNNNNNNNNRNGNNNIINPFFLYNKMLFMNNNNNNNANSFNNSNIINNFTNNGLTHNHNPHMNINNFRNDNMQILHKYGIHYKDLIPMNMLPTAHLNLGREKSSTKYENSSYNKKKDLMKRRYELQKAILLNVDEDLKEIIDEIILNSTILPQKGMRGRNTLDSNHPIHSVWKDTTRGHCSWRCRWWENGRRLSKNFNVKRFGNDGALRMAITMKLKKSTPKEQMHLLKQQRDYLNLCYGDNWETKIKEIQNTNNVNQTVNNNNNINKNNIDNNNQNDNNSSSSSSSSNNNNNNQHYVSAYTDINNNANITFNNLLNNKNVPYQYLNVKDKKQTFQQYNHIKDAENSYPYMHIKGGTQQNGIKIKHDINNHHSQNQLSISSQENNIYKNTIMDEKLLIQNLQACINENNNNSNTNGSYKNFLTITNHIRNLDNNSYNANNNFNTQIKSSSEYTPNDNSILNNNNNNSYNVQKRIQNNYYHKGGNNRNT from the coding sequence atGACCGCTAAGATATTATATCCCTTTGATATCCCTGTATATCCTTCTTCGATGACATGCAGATATGAATTTAATTTCCAAAAAAGAAAGGAATGCACTTTTCCTTACATCCCAAGAAATGGAATAGAAACTAATTGTTCtaaagaaaatatgatGCAACCTAAACATTTAAACTTACTCAAATGTTTGAAGAATTATGTGTATGAAATCATTGAAGAAAGTTGTTTTGACATTAAgtcatttaataatatttcgAATGGAAAGAGAGCATGCAATGAAGAATTTTATGATATCGAAGATACTACTCCTAATAATTCAAGAATGTATATTAAGAACAAACTATTGAAAACTAACAAAAATGTATCTAATAGTTGCAGGGACAATAAAACGATATGTAAAAAATTGGATATGTTGTTAAATCATAGATCTGAAGGAAATTATTCTCAATATGATGTTTCAAATAATGTTTCAAATAATGtttcaaataatttttatttgcaattaataaaaaaaggaaaagaggaaaaaagaaatgagTGTATATATTGTTGTAGTACCAAGGATGTAATATGTCATACACATAAACACAAACATACAATGAATCATATGAACAGTTACAAATTATCAAGAGATAATATAGACAAATTACATCTATTTATTGTAAAGGAAGAAAaagtattattttttcctatACTATATGCTGAAATTATAATAAGATCTAACATGAAGTTTTTTCCTTCATCTAAattgtataatattaaaaataacattcctttgatgaaatataaaagaatattttcACATCTAAGCATATTATACGTTTTAATGAATTCAGAATATATTACACATTATGATGATGCAAATTCTTCtctttataaaaataacgATGTCATAAACTTTTATGATATTAAAGGAAAAGGTGGTGACTTATATGAAATTACAAATATTCCAATGGATcatatttcttattatatgaatatttttaatgatTTTAAAACTGgcataaataatatgaattatatcCTTGAAATGAATATAGAAGAACACTTATTTgataatatgtattttattctatgtaggatatattataaaaatgtatttcATAAGAAATCTTATAGTAGTCAGACATGCATGAATTTAAATACATGTTTCAACATAGGTAAAGATATCTATACAAGTAGGAAACAAAATATGTGTATTATTATAGATACAATAAAAATTGACCATATGTTCTGTAATTGTAGTTGTGGAAGAACAGCAAATGGtaatatggaaaataaaaataacagtaacaataataataataactGCAGGAACCAAGGTGTTAATAATTCACATAAAACTAAAAATAGGAAGagaattaataatataaatagtaataatggaaatgatgatgacgaagatgaagaatatcaaaataaaagaaaaaaatattttcatgAATGTAATATGAAAGGTGTACACAAGAAGAAAGGAAAGAATAAgaacaataaaaataagaaaaacaataaaaattataataataataataataataataataacaataataataacaataataattacaataataataacaataataacaataataacaataattacaataattacaataataacaataataataattatttttataatgataGTGCTTCAAACAATGATTCATTTAAAGGATACATGGAGGAAAagaattttatattaaattcCCATTCTTCAAATAGCCTTGATATGGGAActcacatatataataattaccaaaataaaattaattataatataacaaaacAATGTAATGATAACAACAATACAGTATTCCACAATAATTATTCTCacaataaaaatgttaaagtattaaacaatataaataataatattctaATAGATAAAGAAAGAGAAAGTAATGATTATGATTCAACGAAGCATTcaatattaaattatgatgatgatgatgataaattagataatataaaattaaataagTATATTTATAGTAATAGAAATGATTATATGACTATTTGTGATCctaatataaatattgaCAAAAAGACATTACGTGAAAATTATCTTAGATTTCAACCTAATGTTCTTGAAAAAGATGTAAACAGTGATAATAAACATATGACgatgatatatatagataattTCAAGTCTAATACGATAcgtaataataataataatattattaataatcgtaataataacaaatgCTTGTATGATATATCTGGTGAAGCACTCAATCGTTTAAAGAAAGATGACTCACTTTATATGAGgttacaaaatattatatctttttcCAGTGGCcataataatacaaatattaaGGTTAcgaatataaataatttcaataataatgcaaataattttaaaaatttaagtatgaataatatgaatgcATCCAATGAATTAACAAACGTCAATGGGGATATAAACAATGAAGTAGTAAAAGGAGGAAAAACTAATACTTGcctaaaaataaatgagAAAATACATTCTCatacaaaattaaaatgtatCAAAAATAGGAATGATAGAAATAGTAATCagaatgaaaataatgtaGTATATATTGAATCCGATATATCtcaatataataataataataataatagttttgataataatatactGTTAGTATGTAAATCTAAAAATGTTAAgaatcaaaatataatgaacAGTCTATCTAGTAAAgaggaaaataaaaataccAAATTAAAATCTCTTAATtacaatattttaataaatccttgttataataataataataatgttattaATGAATTAGTTGTGAATGAAAAAGAGAAAAACTTATATGGTAACATGAACAAGGTTTATAACACattgaataataatatgaatatgaaCAGTTATAAAAAccaaaatataaataatatttatgcATTGACGCATAATATTTCTACTGTTAACCCTATATTGAATCATTCCTATTACAATGAAAATACAGAAccaaataataaaaatcttttttatcataCAAAATTAGTATCTAaaaattgtaataatatagtGAACGATCctgataattataattatttgaatacatataatcaaaattataccttatataataacacacttaataacaacaattatatattacaaccttcagataataataatatgaattGTTCATATGAATCGATTAATGGTAGCATGCCAATAAATGATCAATCGTATGATTcatataatgatataagCAGTGAAGTATATAATgattcatattataatatatacgATGGAGAATTTAATGAAACATGTTATGATTCATATAATGTTTCATATAATGATGACTATAACGAAACATACCATGACACATTAAATGATACCCTTAATGATACATTATATGATACATTAAATGATACATTAAATGAAACTACTAATAATACACCATATATTACACCTACAAATGTATATAACCTTTCTTATGAAGAATTAAGGTACAAAATgcaaaataaaaataatatatattgtaaaaaatatgatagTAACCTTATTATATCTAATGGGATAAATGATATGATTTGTGCTACTAACGAAGTTAATTATaatgtattaaataatgtcacaaatattaatacttatgtaaataataaaaatatattttcaaatgGCGCTATTATGAACGATAAAGGTTTACATgcttataataatgaacaacgaaatattatatccactgatcatattaatataaattttgttAATTTACACAATATCAATTCAAAAAATGAGCAACTAAATAATTATCCAATAAATTCAACAGAAGattataatacatattatgACAAAAACTGTTGTTTGGTAACCTTACCAcatgatataaaaaataataataatattaatattaataataataataataataataataataataaggatgttgttattttaaatcaaaacaatataaatgacgctaacatttttaatataaattcattaaaagaaaaactGTTGAATGATGATATATCTAAAAACAAAGAAGAGAGAAAGAAGAATTGTATCATAAGAAAgattaaaaaaaggaacaagattaacataaaaaataacaatatcaataataataacaatagtaattataataataattgtggttataaatataataacaaagaaattattaaaaataataaaattaataatgatttCAAGAAAAATACCCAAAACAAACATACTAGTTCTTGTgttaattataatatgtgtTCTATTAACTCTTTATCAACTAATATAGAAAGTAATGATAATGGTGCTATGGAAAATTATCCATATACCAATGGAGTATCCTATTCAGCAAATGGAGAAAACAATAATACTAATAATGGTAAGAAAAACGATGATCatagaaataaaaagaacgaatataatagtaacgaaaataataattattataacaataactctaatagaaataataataataataataataataatagtaattTTGGTGGTAATAAGAACAATAGagatgatgataatgatgaggatgatgaagaaaataataaccACAAAAGAAATATGCATGGCAAAAATGGAGAACATGGAGAAGATGGAGAAGAAGATGgtgatgatgatgatgatgataatgatgatgataatgatgatgataatgatgataataatgatgatgataatgatgataataataataataatgaagaaaatgatcataataaaaagataaaaggaaaaacccaaaattataataatggacataataataaagatgaCGAAAACAAATGtactaataataaagatacatttcatttatccaaaaaaaataattatgaatataCTATGAACAATAACTATCACATgaataatgaatataataaggATGCTGaaggaaataaaaataactATGAAGATAATCAGGATAATACagatataaaatataatgcTTGTACTAATGGTAATGGTATAAATGGCATAAAGAGTGAATATCATAACAATGATCACAAcgataataataacaataatgataataacaataataataataacaataataatagtaataataataatagttCTTGCACAAATAATTGTGAAACTGCTGATAATCGTATGAACCTTAATGGTTCCAACCTAGGAAAATTTAGCTACCTTACTAATGTAttaagtaataatattaataatataaattttataaataacaataataacaaaatgAATTTCCTTAATAATGAAAACGTGAACCAATtctttaataatatgaattataaagattatgttaataatatgaattatttagagccaaataattatatgaataataatattaatgaattaaattattttaataaaaatatgacCCTAAACAAcataaatgatataaattatgttaatggtataaataatgatagATATATGAATGGAATCAGTAGTTCACAAATGAGttacaataatattatccgtaatgatataataagCAATGTATTGAAAGGTGTACGGGTAAGAAATAAGGGAGGTCcttatgaaaataaaaatacgAATAATCcaaatagtaataataataatgaggatgatgatattaacgaaaatgataataataatgatgatgaagatagtaataataatgatgatgataatgatgaagaaaataataatattgataattGTATACCTTTTAAACATcataatatgaataatgtAAGTATGAAAAATGGTGATGGTAATAATGACgataataacaatatgaaccataataataataataataataacaagaataacaacaataataataataacaataataataataatcgTAATGgtaacaataatattattaacccattctttttatataacaaaatgCTTTTcatgaataataataataataataatgcAAACAGTTTcaataatagtaatataataaataattttacaAACAATGGTCTAACACATAATCACAATCCtcatatgaatataaataattttagAAATGACAACATGcaaatattacataaatatGGTATTCATTATAAGGACTTAATACCTATGAATATGTTACCAACAGCTCATTTAAATTTAGGTAGAGAAAAAAGTTCTACCAAGTATGAAAATAGTTCATACaataaaaagaaagatTTGATGAAAAGACGATATGAATTACAGAAAGCAATATTATTAAACGTAGATGAAGATctaaaagaaattatagATGAAATTATTCTTAATTCAACAATATTACCACAAAAAGGAATGAGAGGTAGAAATACATTAGATTCTAATCATCCAATACATAGTGTATGGAAAGATACAACAAGAGGACATTGCTCATGGAGATGTAGATGGTGGGAAAATGGAAGACGTCTAAGTAAAAATTTTAATGTTAAAAGATTTGGAAATGATGGTGCATTGAGAATGGCTATAACTATGaagttaaaaaaaagtacTCCCAAAGAACAAATGcatttattaaaacaaCAAAGAGACTATTTAAATTTATGTTATGGTGATAACTGGgaaacaaaaattaaagaaattCAAAATACGAATAATGTAAATCAAActgtaaataataataataatataaacaaaaataatatagataacaataatcaaaatgataacaacagtagtagtagtagtagtagtagtaataataataataacaatcAACATTATGTATCAGCCTATAcagatataaataataatgcTAACATaacatttaataatttattaaataataaaaatgtacCTTACCAATATCTCAATGTTAAAGACAAGAAACAAACATTTCAAcaatataatcatataaaagACGCAGAAAATTCTTACCCttatatgcatataaaAGGGGGAACGCAACAAAATGGTATAAAGATAAAAcatgatataaataatcatCATTCACAAAATCAACTTTCCATATCTAGCcaagaaaataatatttacaaaaataCTATTATGGATGAAAAATTACTCATTCAAAATTTGCAAGCATgtataaatgaaaataataataatagtaatacAAATGGATCATATAAAAACTTTCTTACAATTACAAATCATATAAGAAATTtagataataattcatataatgcaaacaataattttaatacaCAAATTAAATCTTCATCAGAATATACACCTAATGACAATTccatattaaataataacaataataatagttaTAATGTGCAAAAACGtattcaaaataattattaccACAAAGGGGGAAACAACAGGAATACTTAA
- a CDS encoding glideosome-associated protein 45, with product MGNKCSRSKVKEPKRKDIDELAERENLKKQSEEIIEEKPEEVVEQVEEAHEEPLDQEEELEEQKIEEEEEEPEQVPKEEIDYATQENKSFEEKHLEDLERSNSDIYSESQKFDNASDKLETGTQLTLSTEATGAVQQITKLSEPTHEESIYFTYRSVTPCDMNKLDETAKVFSRRCGCDLGERHDENACKICRKIDLSDTPLLS from the coding sequence ATGGGAAATAAATGTTCAAGAAGCAAAGTAAAGGAACCCAAACGTAAAGATATTGATGAATTAGCTGAACGtgaaaatttaaaaaagcAATCTGAAGAAATAATTGAAGAAAAACCAGAAGAAGTTGTCGAACAAGTAGAAGAAGCACATGAAGAACCTCTTGATCAAGAGGAAGAACTTGAGGAACAGAAAatagaagaagaagaagaagaacCTGAACAAGTACCAAAAGAAGAAATAGATTATGCAACTCaagaaaataaatcatttgAAGAAAAACATTTAGAAGATTTAGAAAGATCTAATTCAGATATATATTCAGAATCTCAAAAATTTGATAATGCTAGTGATAAATTAGAGACAGGAACTCAATTAACCTTATCTACTGAAGCCACTGGTGCCGTACAACAAATAACCAAATTAAGTGAACCCACCCATGAAgaaagtatatattttacttATAGATCTGTAACACCTTGTGACATGAATAAACTCGATGAAACTGCTAAAGTTTTTTCAAGAAGATGTGGATGTGATCTTGGTGAACGTCATGATGAAAATGCATGTAAAATATGTAGAAAAATTGATTTATCCGATACACCTTTGTTGAGCTAA